A single window of Nicotiana sylvestris chromosome 3, ASM39365v2, whole genome shotgun sequence DNA harbors:
- the LOC138887210 gene encoding uncharacterized protein: MGMNMAIDKDMEKLIIMGDLDLIIRQAQGEWETRDVKLIPYRKHVEDLSKRFKSVEFRYIPRFHNELADALTTLASMLPYPGNVHIDSLEIQIRERHGYCNTVEAEPNVQPWYHDIKRFLKTKEYPEQANGDQKRTIRRLANCFFLSGEVLYKRTLDLNLLRCVDAQEAGRIMHEVHAGVCGPHMNGYVLAKKIIRAGYYRMTMKKITSVLLENVISVRYTVT; the protein is encoded by the coding sequence atgggtatgaatatggCAATCGACAAAGATATGGAAAAATTGATAATCATGGGAGATTTGGATctaattatccgacaagctcagggagaatgggaaactagggatgtcaagcttattccatacaggaaacatgtggaagatcttagcaaacGGTTCAAGTCAGTCGAGTTTAGGTACATTCCTCggtttcacaatgagttagctgATGCACTcactactttggcctcgatgttgccatatccaggcaatgtccacattgactcgttggaaatccaaatccgagaaaggcatggttattgcAATACGGTTGAGGCGGAACcaaatgttcagccatggtatcatgatatcaagagatttctgaaaacaaaggaatatcccgagcaagccaatggagaccaaaagagaaccattagaaggcttgccaattgtttcttcttgagcggcgaggtcttgtacaaaaggactctagatctcaacttgttaagatgtgtggatgcccaagaggccggaagaatcatgcatgaagtacatgcaggagtgtgtggaccccaTATGAATGGATACGTCCTAGCAAAGAAAATCATTCGAGCAGGCTATTACAGGATGACTATGAAAAaaattacttcagttttgttagAAAATGTCATCAGTGTGAGATACACGGTGACCTGA
- the LOC138887211 gene encoding uncharacterized protein produces MPTGRLAKWQILLTELDIVYVTRMAMKAQALADHLAENLVDDEYQPLSTYFSGEEVNSVKVHGDLIHAPPTELHPMSAPWSFIAWGMDVIGPIKSKDSNGHRFILVAINYFIKWVEAVTLKVVTKKVVVDFVRSNIICHFGIPTTIITDNAANLNSHLMREICDQFKIMHQNSTPYRPKANGVVKAANKNIKKILRKMIQSSRQWHENLPFALLGYRKTVRTSVGSIPYLLVYGTEAVIPVEVEIPSLRIIVEAEIEDSEWVKTCLEQLTLIDEKWMVVVCHGQLYQQRMARAYNKKVGQLVLRRILPHHKEAKGKFAPNWRGPYIIRKLLPKGRFTWETLKEMILKQP; encoded by the exons atgcccacagggaggttagcaaaatggcagatcctTCTCACTGAACTTGATATAGTCTATGTTACCCGcatggcaatgaaagcccaagctttaGCAGATCACCTGGCTGAAAACCTTGTTGACGATGAGTATcagcctttgagtacttacttcTCGGGcgaggaagtaaattcagttAAG gtacacggtgacctgattcatgcaccaccTACAGAACTACATCCTATGTCAGCACCGTGGTCGTTcattgcttggggtatggatgtcattggaccaatcaagTCAAAGgattcaaatgggcatagattcatattggttgccaTTAACTACTTCataaaatgggttgaagcagtcacTCTCAAAGTCGTCACTAAGAAAGTAGTGGTAGACTTCGTGCGCTCCAATATCATCTGTCATTTTGGTATTCCTACGACTATCATTACggacaatgctgcaaacttgaatagccacttgatgagggagatatgtgaCCAATTTAAGATCATGCATCagaattctaccccttatcggcccaaagctaatggtgttgttaaggcagcaaacaagaacattaagaagattcttagaaagatgattcaaagttcgagacaatggcatgaaaatttaccgtttgcattattgggatatcgtaAAACTGTGCGCACATCAGTCGGATCAATaccctatctattggtttatggcactgaggCTGTAATACCtgtagaagttgaaattccttctctCCGAATCATCGTTGAGGCTGAAATTGAGGATAGTGAGTGGGTTAAGACCTGTCTAGAACAGTTAACCTTGATTGACGAAAAGTGGATGGTCGTagtttgccacgggcagttgtatcaacaaagaatggcccgtgcctacaacaagaaagtgggGCAGCTCGTTTTGAGGCGTATTCTCCCtcatcacaaggaagcaaaaggaaagtttgctccaaacTGGAGAGGTCcgtacattataagaaaattgttgccaaaagggCGTTTtacttgggagacattgaaggaaatgatcctgaaacagccgtaa